A window of the Angustibacter sp. Root456 genome harbors these coding sequences:
- a CDS encoding DinB family protein, giving the protein MDTSDLLLEAFGRIPERARDVVAGLSADQLSARVDGRANSIAWLVWHLARVQDDHVSDVAGTEQVWVGEGWAERFGLPFDPVDTGFGHTDEQVSAVRVDDPDLLTGYLDAVHERTVAFVSGLSDTDLDRVVDTRWDPPVTLGVRLVSVVDDDLEHLGQAAFSKGLL; this is encoded by the coding sequence ATGGATACCAGCGACCTTCTGCTCGAGGCGTTCGGGCGCATCCCCGAACGCGCCCGCGACGTCGTCGCAGGCTTGTCTGCCGACCAGCTGTCCGCACGCGTCGACGGGCGGGCGAACTCCATCGCCTGGCTCGTCTGGCACCTGGCGCGGGTGCAGGACGACCACGTCAGCGACGTGGCGGGCACCGAGCAGGTCTGGGTGGGCGAGGGCTGGGCCGAGCGGTTCGGCCTGCCGTTCGACCCGGTCGACACCGGGTTCGGCCACACCGACGAGCAGGTCTCGGCCGTCCGGGTGGATGACCCCGACCTGCTCACTGGGTACCTCGACGCCGTGCACGAGCGCACCGTCGCGTTCGTGTCCGGGCTGAGTGACACCGACCTCGACCGCGTCGTCGACACCCGGTGGGACCCTCCGGTCACCTTGGGGGTGCGGTTGGTCAGCGTCGTCGACGACGACCTCGAGCACCTCGGCCAGGCCGCGTTCAGCAAGGGTCTGCTGTGA